A window of Tautonia plasticadhaerens contains these coding sequences:
- a CDS encoding M48 family metallopeptidase translates to MPIAISCVDCGFAARVKDHLGGKVVECPKCKAGLAVPLPVASPAPPSAPDAGPGHGAIARGAGTRPMARPPAPRAGPVPPSPPPAVVPRGADRPTARYAPLPPAGSFPPITEDDVEILLVEDDEPEAGDPRRPGPAAGAEAEAEDEVGGYALAEEVAPRYAPARAVGRRAAATVAPSVAGRPSLAEVAERAGARTRPSRTPAQILAAFRGEIEPVRPTLVYRLGLLVVAAAMLTLPMIYLATIALAAFATFYYATHGHVPLQKAGGSSGSMKVAVFLYLAPIAAGGTLVLFLLKPLFARPARRGKTRALNPQAEPLVFAFIDGICRSVGAPTPSRVVVDCDVNASAGFVKGPLSVWNSELTLTIGLPLVAGLDLRQFAGVLAHEFGHFSQGAGMRLTNVIRAINAWFARLVYERDDWDANLDGLVRAGNALTAVGLLVKLAIWLVRKLLWALMMVGHGISCFMMRQMEYDADRYEARMVGSDVFESTCRRLAVLGLASRGAHADLATCWTENRLADDLTRLVLANVAQIPDEVRTALMGAVDSRRTGLFDTHPSDTDRIANARLEGPDGLFGLDGPATDLFRDFDGLSRAATLNYYRQALGQAVRPEALTPVSEIVRDQEAVAEGHLGLDRFYLAAFEPSRPLPLPAVPPTAPNDPNLAAKELARARKALVASRARYAEALTRRREALARLVGVEAAADLLKAGFKGVKAADFGLGKARLEEAEAARQELDSYLLRLSPHFEPFEEQVACRLMAGLSLLESGAMSARVPDADSWRREARGLYPAGAHVAGRVLPALVAVISARGALERALGLLKGNDENQAYVNGVLRLAARLHDRLVELRGRLGDAIPYPFHHGDGTVGLSRFALPASIPGRDEVVPLYEASGEAIDRILTLHCRLIGRLALAVEQVERALGLPPPEAPAGGEGVVGDRSCVI, encoded by the coding sequence ATGCCGATCGCGATCTCGTGCGTCGACTGCGGCTTCGCCGCCCGCGTGAAGGACCACCTCGGCGGCAAGGTCGTCGAGTGCCCGAAGTGCAAGGCGGGCCTCGCGGTCCCCCTCCCGGTGGCGTCGCCCGCCCCCCCATCGGCCCCGGACGCGGGCCCGGGCCACGGGGCCATCGCCCGGGGGGCGGGCACCCGGCCGATGGCCCGGCCCCCGGCCCCTCGCGCCGGCCCCGTCCCCCCGTCCCCACCCCCGGCCGTCGTCCCGAGGGGGGCGGACCGGCCGACGGCCCGATACGCCCCGCTCCCCCCGGCCGGGTCCTTTCCCCCGATCACGGAGGACGACGTCGAGATCCTCCTGGTGGAGGACGACGAGCCCGAGGCCGGGGACCCCCGGCGGCCGGGCCCGGCCGCCGGGGCCGAGGCCGAGGCCGAGGATGAAGTGGGTGGGTACGCCCTGGCCGAGGAGGTGGCCCCCCGATACGCCCCCGCCCGGGCCGTCGGGCGCCGGGCCGCCGCGACGGTCGCCCCGTCCGTCGCGGGGAGGCCGTCGCTGGCCGAGGTCGCCGAACGGGCCGGCGCCCGGACGAGGCCGTCTCGCACCCCCGCCCAGATCCTGGCCGCCTTCCGGGGCGAGATCGAGCCGGTCCGGCCCACCCTGGTCTACCGGCTCGGGCTGCTGGTGGTCGCCGCGGCCATGTTGACGCTGCCGATGATCTACCTGGCGACCATCGCCCTGGCCGCCTTCGCCACGTTCTACTACGCCACGCATGGTCATGTGCCGCTCCAAAAAGCAGGCGGGTCGAGCGGCAGCATGAAGGTGGCCGTGTTCCTCTATTTGGCGCCGATCGCCGCCGGGGGGACGCTGGTGCTGTTCCTGCTCAAGCCCCTGTTCGCCCGGCCGGCGAGGCGGGGGAAGACCCGGGCGCTGAACCCCCAGGCGGAGCCCCTGGTCTTCGCCTTCATCGACGGCATCTGCCGGTCGGTCGGGGCGCCGACGCCGTCTCGGGTGGTGGTGGATTGCGACGTGAACGCCTCGGCCGGCTTCGTGAAGGGGCCGCTCTCGGTCTGGAACTCGGAGCTGACGCTGACGATCGGCCTGCCGCTGGTCGCCGGGCTGGACCTGAGGCAGTTCGCCGGGGTGCTCGCCCACGAGTTCGGCCACTTCTCCCAGGGGGCCGGGATGAGGCTCACCAACGTCATCCGGGCCATCAACGCCTGGTTCGCCCGCCTGGTATACGAGCGCGACGACTGGGACGCCAACCTCGACGGCCTCGTCCGCGCCGGCAACGCCCTGACGGCCGTCGGCCTGCTGGTGAAGCTGGCCATCTGGCTGGTCCGCAAGCTCCTCTGGGCCCTGATGATGGTCGGCCACGGGATCAGCTGCTTCATGATGCGGCAGATGGAGTACGACGCCGATCGCTACGAGGCCCGGATGGTCGGGTCCGACGTGTTCGAGTCCACCTGCCGACGACTGGCCGTCCTGGGCCTCGCCTCCCGGGGGGCCCACGCGGATCTCGCCACCTGCTGGACCGAGAATCGGCTGGCCGACGACCTGACCCGGCTGGTCCTCGCCAACGTCGCCCAGATCCCCGACGAGGTCCGGACCGCCCTGATGGGGGCCGTCGACTCGCGCCGCACCGGCCTCTTCGACACCCACCCCAGCGACACCGATCGCATCGCCAACGCCCGGCTCGAAGGCCCCGACGGGCTCTTCGGCCTTGACGGCCCGGCCACCGACCTCTTCCGGGACTTCGACGGCCTCTCCCGGGCCGCCACCCTGAACTACTACCGCCAGGCGCTCGGCCAGGCCGTCCGGCCCGAGGCCCTGACCCCCGTCTCGGAGATCGTCCGGGACCAGGAGGCGGTGGCCGAGGGGCACCTCGGGCTCGACCGATTCTACCTCGCCGCCTTCGAACCCTCCCGGCCCCTGCCGCTGCCCGCCGTGCCGCCGACCGCCCCGAACGACCCGAATCTCGCCGCGAAGGAGCTGGCCCGGGCCCGCAAGGCCCTGGTCGCGTCGAGGGCCCGGTACGCCGAGGCCCTGACGAGGCGACGCGAGGCGCTCGCCCGCCTCGTCGGCGTCGAGGCCGCCGCCGACCTCCTCAAGGCCGGGTTCAAGGGGGTCAAGGCCGCCGACTTCGGCCTCGGCAAGGCGAGGCTGGAGGAGGCCGAGGCGGCCCGCCAGGAGCTGGACTCGTACCTGCTGCGCCTCTCCCCCCACTTCGAGCCGTTCGAGGAGCAGGTCGCCTGCCGGCTGATGGCCGGGCTGTCCCTCCTGGAGTCGGGGGCGATGTCGGCGAGGGTCCCCGATGCCGACTCCTGGAGGCGAGAGGCCCGGGGGCTCTACCCGGCGGGGGCGCACGTCGCCGGCCGGGTCCTGCCGGCGCTGGTCGCGGTGATCTCGGCCCGGGGGGCGCTGGAGCGGGCCCTCGGCCTACTCAAGGGGAACGACGAGAACCAGGCCTACGTCAACGGCGTGCTCCGGCTCGCCGCCCGCCTGCACGACCGGCTCGTCGAGCTGCGGGGCCGCCTCGGGGACGCGATCCCCTACCCGTTCCACCACGGCGACGGCACCGTCGGCCTCTCGAGGTTCGCCCTGCCGGCCTCGATCCCCGGCAGGGACGAGGTGGTGCCGCTCTACGAGGCCTCCGGGGAGGCGATCGACCGGATCCTGACCCTGCACTGCCGCCTGATCGGCCGGCTGGCCCTGGCCGTCGAGCAGGTGGAGCGGGCACTCGGGCTGCCCCCGCCGGAGGCGCCGGCCGGGGGGGAGGGTGTCGTGGGTGATCGATCATGTGTTATTTAG
- a CDS encoding ribbon-helix-helix domain-containing protein: MITVQLPRDLENEIQAAVQRGQFSSVDEAIAEAARLLLRGLGQEHKPAPTPRANPSPPDPILGLMRQDPGLMDEIVADTYRQRQDATWREPDR, encoded by the coding sequence ATGATCACGGTTCAGTTGCCCAGGGACCTGGAAAATGAAATCCAGGCCGCCGTGCAGCGAGGCCAGTTCTCTTCCGTCGATGAGGCGATCGCCGAGGCTGCGCGCCTGCTCCTCCGAGGGCTGGGTCAGGAGCATAAGCCCGCACCGACACCTCGTGCGAACCCGTCCCCTCCCGATCCGATCCTGGGCCTGATGCGTCAGGACCCCGGACTCATGGACGAGATCGTGGCCGACACCTACCGCCAGCGGCAAGACGCGACGTGGCGGGAACCGGACCGTTGA
- a CDS encoding PIN domain-containing protein: MLPFSPAEGELAGRIAGELELAGRPISPADPVIAAIALHHGLELVTGNTAHFHRIPQLGYPLTLVNWR; encoded by the coding sequence GTGCTTCCGTTCAGTCCGGCCGAGGGTGAGCTGGCCGGCCGCATCGCAGGCGAGCTGGAGCTGGCCGGCCGCCCCATCAGCCCGGCCGATCCCGTGATCGCGGCCATCGCCCTGCACCACGGCCTGGAGCTGGTCACGGGCAACACGGCCCACTTCCATCGGATCCCGCAGCTGGGCTACCCCCTCACACTGGTCAACTGGCGATAG
- a CDS encoding sigma-70 family RNA polymerase sigma factor, which translates to MNDRSAAVSSPLRTLFTLGATGTLSDGELLGRYLDGRAEEAELAFSALVERHGPMVRHACLAVLDNHDDAGDAFQAAFLVLARRAPSIRDAESVGPWLYGVSRRVSLKARSAAARRRRAERSKAEQDAAHLAPAEPEAHLPEDWATLYQELDRLPPRYRDPLVLCYLEGFSYDQAASRLGCPTGTLRTRLARAKARLRSRLARRGLSPTNPSSALLTSAVSPSALAPLPTGWVAAASRLALAARGLPLAMLSAPLAVSTLRSMTMIALTRSIAFGGASLLGLGAGIAALSAAPGPGPAAPTDAPPAALVSTVPPSQKQAEPPSGGEAEAGERPPIDSIRETGSNGLLAASAVEGPTRVLKLVAQEGAVVEKGQVVLELDASDLWEQLSIRQVVTEQAQADHMNATRTREVAELHVMEYEDGIYPREEATLQDEIDLKKAELELAQDRLTRIERNRSRVRDVVSEEELKEARVGVLRAEIALRKAERALELLTEYSSERQIKSLEAMVENAKADELAKQSRFKREKEAEERLRRMIEKCRVEAPAGGVVRYEAGILEGITEGAPIREGMTLFTVFTDGPEVDDAEVQQD; encoded by the coding sequence ATGAACGATCGATCCGCCGCCGTCTCCTCGCCCTTGCGGACGCTCTTCACCCTGGGCGCGACGGGGACCCTGTCCGACGGCGAGCTGCTCGGCCGCTACCTCGACGGCCGGGCCGAGGAGGCCGAACTCGCCTTCTCCGCCCTCGTCGAGCGCCACGGCCCGATGGTCCGCCACGCCTGCCTCGCCGTGCTCGACAATCACGACGACGCCGGAGACGCCTTCCAGGCCGCCTTCCTCGTCCTCGCCCGCCGCGCCCCCTCGATCCGAGACGCCGAGTCCGTCGGCCCCTGGCTCTACGGCGTCTCCCGACGCGTCTCGCTCAAGGCCCGATCCGCCGCCGCCCGCCGCCGCCGGGCCGAGCGTTCGAAGGCCGAGCAGGACGCCGCTCACCTCGCCCCCGCCGAACCCGAGGCCCACCTCCCCGAGGACTGGGCCACGCTCTACCAGGAACTCGACCGCCTCCCCCCGCGCTACCGGGACCCCCTGGTCCTCTGCTACCTCGAAGGGTTCTCGTACGACCAGGCCGCCTCCCGGCTCGGCTGCCCCACCGGCACCCTCCGGACCCGCCTCGCCCGGGCCAAGGCCCGCCTCCGCTCCCGACTCGCCCGCCGGGGCCTCTCGCCGACGAACCCGTCCTCGGCCCTCCTCACCTCCGCCGTCTCCCCCTCGGCCCTCGCCCCGCTCCCCACCGGCTGGGTCGCCGCCGCCTCCCGCCTCGCCCTCGCCGCCCGGGGCCTCCCACTCGCGATGCTCTCCGCCCCCCTGGCCGTTTCCACCCTCAGGAGCATGACCATGATCGCCCTGACCCGATCGATCGCCTTCGGCGGCGCCTCGTTGCTCGGCCTCGGCGCCGGGATCGCCGCGCTCTCCGCCGCCCCGGGCCCCGGCCCGGCCGCTCCGACCGACGCCCCCCCCGCCGCCCTCGTTTCCACCGTGCCGCCCTCGCAGAAACAGGCCGAACCGCCCTCCGGTGGTGAGGCCGAGGCCGGGGAGCGACCTCCGATCGACTCCATCCGGGAGACCGGCTCCAACGGCCTTCTCGCTGCCTCCGCGGTTGAGGGGCCGACCCGCGTCCTCAAGCTGGTCGCCCAGGAGGGGGCGGTCGTGGAGAAAGGCCAGGTCGTCCTCGAACTCGACGCGTCGGACCTCTGGGAGCAGCTTTCCATCCGGCAGGTCGTCACCGAGCAAGCCCAGGCCGACCATATGAACGCGACCAGGACCCGAGAGGTCGCCGAGTTACACGTGATGGAGTACGAAGACGGCATCTATCCACGGGAGGAGGCGACGCTCCAGGACGAGATCGACCTCAAGAAAGCGGAACTCGAACTGGCGCAAGATCGGTTGACGAGGATCGAACGGAACCGCTCACGTGTCAGGGATGTCGTGAGCGAGGAAGAACTCAAAGAAGCGCGCGTCGGTGTGCTTCGAGCAGAGATCGCCCTGAGGAAGGCGGAGCGGGCGCTCGAACTGCTCACGGAATACTCCTCTGAACGGCAGATCAAGTCCCTCGAAGCGATGGTCGAGAACGCCAAGGCCGATGAACTCGCGAAGCAGTCTCGGTTCAAGCGGGAGAAGGAGGCCGAGGAGAGGCTCCGCCGAATGATCGAGAAGTGCCGGGTCGAGGCCCCGGCCGGCGGGGTGGTCCGCTACGAAGCCGGCATCCTCGAAGGCATCACCGAGGGCGCCCCCATCCGGGAAGGGATGACCCTCTTCACGGTTTTCACGGACGGGCCCGAGGTGGACGATGCTGAGGTTCAGCAGGACTGA